The genomic stretch CTGCTTCACTGACTATTCTGGCGATTTCTTCAATATGATCTTCATTAATTCCAGGAATCAACACGGTATTAACTTTTATGGTTATACCCGCAGCAGCTACCTTCTTAATGCCTCTCAGCTGATTTTCTATCAGAATCCTTGCACCTTCTTCTCCTTCATACCTCTTACCGTGATAATATATACCAGTGCAGATTTTTGCCTGTATGGACGGCGAAACCGCGTTTACGGTTACGGTAAGACTTTCAATACCTGTTTCTATCACTTCATCTGCTTTTTCATACAATAACAGTCCATTGGTACTCATACATTTCAATAAATCCGGAAACTCCTTTTTTATCAACCTGAATGTATTTAATGCATAAGGCGAAGCCAAAGTATCACCAGGACCTGCAATACCGGCTACGGTGATTTCCGGACAGAGTTCCAGGGATCTTCTGATAACCTCCAAAGCTTCCGATTCCTTTAATACACCGGAAGAAACACCGGGTCTTTGTTCTGTCTGATTGATCTTTCTGTCACAGAACTTACATTCTATGTTGCAACCGGGACTTACCGGTAAATGAATACGTCCTTTGTTTGTTTTATGCCCGCCGAAACAAGGGTGGGAAGCCTTTAAGTTTTCGTAATTGCTCATACCATTTCCCCCTTCTAATAATATGTTCTGCCGAAGCTTCTGATATTAGCCGCCTACGGGTATTCTTAGATGTTTACAGCATTTTCCGTTCTTATCGTGCCGGTTTCCAATGCAAGGAGATAATCTCCCCATTTGGCAGCCCATTCTCTCAATTCATTTGTCTCAAGAGGAGACGGCACTTTGGATTCGGTATGAGAAGCAATCTTCTTTGCAAGAGAACGGTATACCTCTGCCTGTGCAGATGCAGGTGCTGCTTCTATGGTAGTTTTACCCTGAAGCTCACTCTGGGTTACCGTAACGGAACGCGGTACATATTCCACCACCTGCGTATGAGTCTGTTTTACAAAGTCATCAATGATTTCTTTGGCATAAGGAGCATTGATGGAGTTAGCAATAACACCTCCAAGTAAAGCACCGGCAGAGTTGGAATATTTATGAATTCCTTTGAACAGGTTGTTGGAGGCATACACAGACATAAAATCAGCAGACGAAACCGTAAAAACATGCTCTGCAATACCTTCTCTAATCGGGACAGCAAAACCTCCGCAGACAACATCCCCCAATACGTCATATATAACATAGTCAAGATCCAGTTCCTCAAAGGTTTTCTGCTGCTTGAACAGCTCTACAGCTGTAATAATACCTCTGCCTGCACAACCAACTCCAGGCGCGGGTCCGCCTGCCTCCACACAATATATCCCGTTAAATCCTTCATATATAACATCCTGTGCTTTTACGGTACTTCTTTCTCTTAAGGTATCTAACACAGTCGGTATGTACTTTCCGTTTCTTAACGTATTGGTGGAATCACTTTTGGGGTCACAGCCAAACTGCATGACCTTGTATCCCATCTCTGACAAGGCTGCTGAAATATTTGAGGTAGTTGTAGACTTACCGATACCGCCTTTTCCGTAAATTGCTATCTGTTTCGCTTTCTTTGCCATAATTTCTGCTCCTTACAATGATTTTGTGATTCTTAGGCAAAGGTCAGAAAATAAATTTCAAACCTTTCCTGAATAACCTGCATAGGAATTAAAAAATACGATTCATATAGGAAGAAAAGTCTTTCATAAAAGCTTTCCTATACAAGAAAAAGACCTCAGAAAACATGCTGCTGTTTTCCGAAGTCTCTAGTTATCTAGTCAACTTGCGAGTGGTTAATGGGTATTCCATTATTTCTATAAGAACATATCTATATCATAGTATTCTTATATGTTTAATATGTTTATTGTAAGTATAGATATTTTTTCCTGCATTGTCAAGTGTTTTTTATATTAATACAATGTTGGGTTATTTTTAATCTATTCAGGTGTTTTTTTAATGCTATATTAATAGATACATGTTATGCTGATAAAGAACGTTCTATAGAAGTCAACCAAGGTGTTTCTGAAACTATTTGCAAGGGGCTGGATGTTTCGCTTTATGAGAGTTTATTTTCTTTACGGGTAAGAACGTGATAAAAGGTGCGATTAAACAGAATCAGCTGTAATAAAATATAATAAAAAGGGAGTGTACTTATGTTCGAAGAATTAAACAGCAAACTGGAACAAAGCAGACAAAATATCGGTAAATATCAAAGACTTGGAAACAAGCTTACCGATTATCGCAAACAATTAAATGAACTGGAGGATAAAAAATCAAATCTACTTACAGAACTTAAGAAAGAGGAGCGGGATTATGATAATCTGTTAAAGAAAAGCCTGAATAATCTTTTTCTTGAGATGCTTGGTAAAATGGAAGCCAGAGAACAGAAAGAATATCAGGATGTCATTGCTGTGAAGCTTAAACTGGAGGAAACCGAAACTCAACTTATGAACCTTAAAACCTCAATCCATCAGCTGGAGGAGGAACGTGCTTCCCTTTACAGCTGTGAAAGAGAATATGAAGAACTATATCAATTGAAATACCGACAATTATCAGAGAGTAATGCGGAATATGCTAAGAGGCTTCAAACCTTTGAAGAGCAGCTGCAATCTATTAAATGTAATCTGGCTGAAATCAGGGAAGCTGAAGCAGCTGGCAGAGCAGTCCTCTCTAAAATTGAACTAGCGGAAGAAAAACTTGATAGTGCACATGGCTGGGGTACCTGGGATATTCTTGGCGGAGGTTTGATCAGTGATGTTATGAAGCATTCTTATCTTGATGATGCCCAGGAAGCAGTAAATAGCATCCAAACTCTTCTTCATCATTTTCATACAGAACTTGCCGATATTAAACTGGATGAAAATTTAAGTGTTCAAATTAATGGATTTACTAAATTTGCTGATTTCTTCTTCGACGGACTATTTTCAGATTGGGCTGTACAGTCAAAAATCAACTCTTCTATTGAAGATATCACTAGACTTCATTCCAGCGTAGACAGAGTCATGGATAAACTCAATACCTTAAGAAAAACGGCAGAAGGTGATCTTACAAGAACAGAAGAGCAACGAAAGAATTTTATTGAAAACAGCTAAGGCAGGGCTTACGCAGTTTGTGTCTGGCAGGGCATTTAAACTGTGCCACGGGTGTTCAGGCTCTTCTCAACTGACATTTTTCTTTAATTGTCAGTGCCTGATATCCCGGCTGAGGCAAGTGCAGAGAATCTTCTTGACTTGCCTTTTCAGCCTTTTACTCTCTCAACCTATTCTTAGTTTACAGGAATCCCTGATAACAAGTGTTGGTGAAAGCCTAAAGACTCCTCCCTGCACAACTTCCTCACTCTGTATCAGCCTGAGAAGCTCTGTAGTGGAATATGCCCCAAGCTCAGCCACCGGACTGTGCACTGTTGTTATAGAGGGAGAATTATATTTAGCAACTGCATTATCATCAAATCCAACGATACTGATATCATCAGGAACTCTTAAGCCGGCCTCGGTAAGCGCTCTGATACAACCCCAGGCCATCTCATCGTTTGCGCAAAAAAATGCTTCCGGCAGTTTTGTTCCTTTAAGCAACAGAACCCTCATTTCACTATAAGCCAGGGTTTCTTCAAAATACGCTCGAAGAACAATGGATTCGTCTATAGGAAGATTATATTTACGCAATACGTTTTCATAAGCTTTGTATCTGCATTCATCATCATAATTATAGATACCATGAAAATAACCGATGCGTCGATGTCCTTGTTTGATCAGGTATTCCATAGCAAGGGCAGCACCTTCCGTACTGTCAATGATTACACTGGACATCTGCTCTTTGCTGTATTCACGATCAATAAATACAATGGGCATATGGGTTAAGGAAAGTCTGTCTATATATTCATAGGATAAATGTTCATTCAGTACTATGGCACCTTCTACACCGGAGGATATAATCATACTGTAAATTTCTTCGCTGGTATTTTCATTGCTGATGTATATATTTAACTGATATCCTTTTAATTTACATTGAAGATGCACCGCCTGCATCAAATCTTTATAGAAATCGCCCTGAATACTTGACAGAAATAAACCTATCGTATTCTTTTTATTCGATTTCAAAAACTTTGCATTCATATTTGGGACATAATGAAGCTTTTCTGATGCCTCCAGTACTTTTCTGCGGGTCTCTTCACTTACAACATCCACATTATTCAGAACATTAGATACCGTAGAAATTGCTACCCCTGCTTCTTTGGCCACATCTTTTATTGTTACCATAATGGTTTCTCCATTCGTCTCTCCGTTATATTCTAAACGAGCCTTTTTGGATCTGGCTGCACTTTTTATTTATGTACAACTTAATCCATATCCGCCTTTAAATTAATAATTTCCTCGCTTTGATATACTCGGACATAATCAATTTCCATCCTTTGAGGATAAACAGAAGAATCAATCCCTTTTGCACCACCCCAGTTCCCACCAACAGCCAGATTTAAAATCAGATACATCTTCTTATTAAAAGGCCACTCCCTATAAGAAGGATTCTCTTCATAATCTGTTGGTTTAAAAGTAAAATATACTTCACCGTCAATTAAAATCTTTATGATATCCGGCAGCCAGATAAGGGAATAAAGATGGAAATCCTCACTAACACCCTTGACATATTTAGTAGCTGTCTTCTGTGTATTAATGGAATGATAATATGCCTGGGTATGTATAGATGCATGAATTGTATCCTGATTATAACCTACATGTTCCATAATGTCAATTTCTCCGGAAGCCGGCCAATTGCCGTATTCCTGCCCTGATGACAGCAGCCAGATAGCCGGCCAGGTACCAAGTCCCTTTGGCAGCTTTGCCCTTACATCAATTCTCCCGTAGAGCCAGTCTCCTTTCCCTTTGGTAATCAACCTTGCAGAGGTATATTCCTTCTCCTCTTTCTCTGCTTTTCTGGCCTCAAGTATTAGTTTTCCGTCTTCTACCCATGCGTTATCGCCAGGTGTATAGTACTGCAATTCATTGTTCCCCCAACCGCTTCCGCCTACATCGTAACTCCACTTATCCGTATCAGGAGCACCCTCATATTCAAATTCATCATTCCATACAAGCTTATAGGTTAATTTATCTTCTTCATAATAATATCCTTTTGCCATCACAGTATTTTCGTCCTCCTTTAATGCTGTGCCACTCACTGGCTGATCCGTTACCCCGGTATTCTGATCTGATGCAGCTGTATTGAGCTTCGACAGAACTGAATTTTTTATAGTACTAATCATGGAGGGATTTGCTTTGGGTAAATTGGTTTTTCCATATAGATACATCATATCCAGCGAGAAATTCTGCTCTTTTAAAATTTTTGCAAGGTTCTCCATCATTTTTTGCAGAGAATTATTCTTACCGGTAAGATATACTTTATAGAAAGCTATTTTCCCCGGATGGTTCTGCAATTTATTGATTGCATTAAGTGCCTCATTAAGATCTGTTACAAGCTTAGCTTTGTTTCCCCTATCGGCATACCTTCCCAGAATATACTGGATATAGCGAATCAGTGTCTCATACGCCTTAAGATAGTCTGTCGTCTCAGGTATGTATTCACTCATATTAATGGAACCTTCAGAAGTTTTGCTATCATTGGTTCGTTTAATGCTATCTGCTGCAAGTTGTGTTATATGCTCTGATATAAGACCAGTGTATCTGATAACTTTGGCAATTGGCTCGATTTCTGAGCGCAGAGTTATCAGATGCTGTCCTTTTGTAAGATAAATCAAATATGGATTCCCCTCTTCATCGGATAATACCTCATTTTCCCATTTATCAGAGGTTGCTGGAAAAGGATAATTTAACAGTTCTTCAAAAGGGACTTGACCATCAATCCGAATTGATTCAAAAACTGACATTTCCTTTTCGTTATTCTGGTAGTGAAAAGCCATCTGGTACAGTCCGTCTTTGGGAGTAATAATTTTGTAGGTAATCTCAGTTCCTGGTGTATTTAAGGATACAACATTGATTAACTTTTTATTACTGGCATGTGGTGTCAGGGCGGTATTGTTAATCGCATAATAGCAGGCTTGCAGAGAGTTCTTATATAGGTAATCATTTGAATTAATCATATATATTTCCTCTGCCAGGCTCCCCTTATGCTTCCCCTTATATTCTTCATAAGAGATAACATCAATGTCTGCAGTTGCTTCTAGCTTCCCTAAACATAAGCTATCAGGAGACAGGTTCTGCAACGTTATGGTATTCAAGCCTTTTTCCAGCTGAATCCCTAAGGGTCTGGCAGATACATAGTTACTGTCATACAAGAAAAGATTTCGCCAGCCACTTATTTTATCAAGCTCCGGGGAGGTCTGATTTCCAAATTGATCTTCCGGAAAGAACTTTGTACTATCCTTCCAATATAGCGGAAGTACCATATGATTCATTTCAGAAAATTGCTGCTCTCCATTCACTTCCATGGAAAGAATATAATCGGAAAATGCTCCATTGGAAGGCTTGTAATCCACCTTAAAATAATATACCCCCGGGGAAGTAACTTCAACTTCATAACAGGCCGTATCATTCTTTTTTAAGGCTACACTTAACCCCTCGTAATCTTCCATGTCAACACTTCCAATGGCATAGGCGCTACTCTCACCTTGGCCGGCAACCCGGTCTTCTTCAAATAAGTCTGTATACATGATGGACTTATTTGACAGCGAATCACTTAAGAGCTGATAAGCTTTTCTGGCTTCTTCTTCGTCTATGGTTTGGGAATTCGTTTGCCGGTTGCTTTGTATACAAAATCCCACCGTACCGATTAGAAGAATTGCAAAAACTGACATCCTTGTTAGCTTTTTATTTTTCATCGAAGCTCCCTTGCATACTATTTGCAAACAGACTTTTTTAACTACAACCAGATTATAATATAGCCACGTATATTTTACAATAGATAAAAACATTTTTATAGTATATTTTTCACATATTTACTTTCCTTTACCACTACCAAAAGAGTCATTTTTAACTATAACAATGTTACGTTTTTTGTATTGTAACAGACAGACTGTGTTATAATATACCATAATAGTAATTTTCACAATTTAGTAAGTTGTTATTATAATAAAATACGTTTTTATTTTATGCATTTATAGTTATAACGTTATTTTTATTCAATGAATATATAATATATTAAGGCATATTCTACAATAACCGAAAATTTTTTTCTTAATAGCTAATAAATACAGATATCTTATTTTATGCACAATGCATAAGATACTCAAGGAAAATCTGAGGTCTTCGTCTTTTTTGAAAAGAAAAAGCTGTAGAAATTTAGTATATCTACAGCTTTTACAGGTTCTTTATATAGAATATTATTTGATATGATTATAGAAAATACTATACGTTTTAGGAACTATAATGTTAAATGATATTAATCTTATACCATATCCTTCTTCACTTATCAGGAAGCTTTCAAACTAACCAGGTACTTGCTTGTTAGATTCTGGTATGCATCTTTATGGAATATTTCATAAAGGGAGCAGCATTTATCTACCAGGCATACCAGGACACTTTCCCTGTAGACAGGGGGAAAAGGTGTAAGCGGAAACATATGTTTTCTGATAATATCATCTTCAATCTTATGAAGATTTTTAATTTTCAATGCGTTATGCCATGCCTTTTTAGGATGGGTTAAACCATGGAACCGGTGCCCTTTCTCCTTTGTATGCCAATCATAAAATACATAATCATGGAGCAATGCTCCTACTGCCAGGCATTCATAATCACACTTTATTCTTAGTGCTTTGGCAACCTGAAGACTATAGTACGCAACAGCTACACTATGCCAGAAACAACTGGTTTTGTTGTGCTGTATAATGTCATCCAACTTTTGATAATCTCCGACACGGATAAGCCACATTAATTTTCTTCGTATCAGATCTTCCGTATCAAATGCCAAATCTCCCATAATTACCTCTTTCCATATAAACCTCAATGTTTGTTTTATGTGTTTGGTTTTGTTTTCACTTTGCTTTATTTTTCATGCAATCCTACAAAATATGATATACAAAAGCTTCAAATTGTGATATTTTATAATAGTGACTAATTCACAGCTGTAATTTATTTCTAGTCACAAATTTTAACGGAGAAAAAGGGGATTATTTCATGAAAAGCAAACTGCATAGTTTCCATCAGGCTGCTTTAGTTGCCATTTTAATAATTACCTATTCTTCTTTTTCTGATTGTTTTAACTCCTCGAATAATTCTACAGACCAAACTAATCTGGATATTAATACAAATAAAATACCTTATAAAAATCCATATATTTATTATTATCTGCCTTCTTTACCACAAGATGAGGATTTCGGTGGACTTCTTCAGAAAATCACCTACCGTTTTATGTTTGTCCGTCAGGGTAATAATCTGAACATATTTCATGCATCACTTTTTGATGTGACTGCACTTTTAATACTGCTGTCTTCAAGGACGATAAAGCTTCGAAAGCTGGACAAGCCACGACTTTATTTCACGCTGACACCAAGAGGTCACAGCCCGCCTGTTTATAGCCCTACATTTAGTCTATCACAAATTTGTGAATAAACAATATATAAATCGAAAAATTATACAAGAAGAAAGGATTATAAAATGAAAAGTAAGAAACCAGTATTTTTTATTGTTTTATTAGTAGCCTTACTTATGGCTTACACCGCTGCATTTGGTGTAGAAATAGGCTCTTTTAA from Anaerocolumna sp. AGMB13020 encodes the following:
- the nifH gene encoding nitrogenase iron protein; translation: MAKKAKQIAIYGKGGIGKSTTTSNISAALSEMGYKVMQFGCDPKSDSTNTLRNGKYIPTVLDTLRERSTVKAQDVIYEGFNGIYCVEAGGPAPGVGCAGRGIITAVELFKQQKTFEELDLDYVIYDVLGDVVCGGFAVPIREGIAEHVFTVSSADFMSVYASNNLFKGIHKYSNSAGALLGGVIANSINAPYAKEIIDDFVKQTHTQVVEYVPRSVTVTQSELQGKTTIEAAPASAQAEVYRSLAKKIASHTESKVPSPLETNELREWAAKWGDYLLALETGTIRTENAVNI
- a CDS encoding family 16 glycosylhydrolase; translated protein: MKNKKLTRMSVFAILLIGTVGFCIQSNRQTNSQTIDEEEARKAYQLLSDSLSNKSIMYTDLFEEDRVAGQGESSAYAIGSVDMEDYEGLSVALKKNDTACYEVEVTSPGVYYFKVDYKPSNGAFSDYILSMEVNGEQQFSEMNHMVLPLYWKDSTKFFPEDQFGNQTSPELDKISGWRNLFLYDSNYVSARPLGIQLEKGLNTITLQNLSPDSLCLGKLEATADIDVISYEEYKGKHKGSLAEEIYMINSNDYLYKNSLQACYYAINNTALTPHASNKKLINVVSLNTPGTEITYKIITPKDGLYQMAFHYQNNEKEMSVFESIRIDGQVPFEELLNYPFPATSDKWENEVLSDEEGNPYLIYLTKGQHLITLRSEIEPIAKVIRYTGLISEHITQLAADSIKRTNDSKTSEGSINMSEYIPETTDYLKAYETLIRYIQYILGRYADRGNKAKLVTDLNEALNAINKLQNHPGKIAFYKVYLTGKNNSLQKMMENLAKILKEQNFSLDMMYLYGKTNLPKANPSMISTIKNSVLSKLNTAASDQNTGVTDQPVSGTALKEDENTVMAKGYYYEEDKLTYKLVWNDEFEYEGAPDTDKWSYDVGGSGWGNNELQYYTPGDNAWVEDGKLILEARKAEKEEKEYTSARLITKGKGDWLYGRIDVRAKLPKGLGTWPAIWLLSSGQEYGNWPASGEIDIMEHVGYNQDTIHASIHTQAYYHSINTQKTATKYVKGVSEDFHLYSLIWLPDIIKILIDGEVYFTFKPTDYEENPSYREWPFNKKMYLILNLAVGGNWGGAKGIDSSVYPQRMEIDYVRVYQSEEIINLKADMD
- a CDS encoding LacI family DNA-binding transcriptional regulator, producing the protein MVTIKDVAKEAGVAISTVSNVLNNVDVVSEETRRKVLEASEKLHYVPNMNAKFLKSNKKNTIGLFLSSIQGDFYKDLMQAVHLQCKLKGYQLNIYISNENTSEEIYSMIISSGVEGAIVLNEHLSYEYIDRLSLTHMPIVFIDREYSKEQMSSVIIDSTEGAALAMEYLIKQGHRRIGYFHGIYNYDDECRYKAYENVLRKYNLPIDESIVLRAYFEETLAYSEMRVLLLKGTKLPEAFFCANDEMAWGCIRALTEAGLRVPDDISIVGFDDNAVAKYNSPSITTVHSPVAELGAYSTTELLRLIQSEEVVQGGVFRLSPTLVIRDSCKLRIG
- a CDS encoding HD domain-containing protein; its protein translation is MGDLAFDTEDLIRRKLMWLIRVGDYQKLDDIIQHNKTSCFWHSVAVAYYSLQVAKALRIKCDYECLAVGALLHDYVFYDWHTKEKGHRFHGLTHPKKAWHNALKIKNLHKIEDDIIRKHMFPLTPFPPVYRESVLVCLVDKCCSLYEIFHKDAYQNLTSKYLVSLKAS
- a CDS encoding radical SAM protein, with protein sequence MSNYENLKASHPCFGGHKTNKGRIHLPVSPGCNIECKFCDRKINQTEQRPGVSSGVLKESEALEVIRRSLELCPEITVAGIAGPGDTLASPYALNTFRLIKKEFPDLLKCMSTNGLLLYEKADEVIETGIESLTVTVNAVSPSIQAKICTGIYYHGKRYEGEEGARILIENQLRGIKKVAAAGITIKVNTVLIPGINEDHIEEIARIVSEAGATIYNIIPLIPQHELKEVKAPGCFEIDGARQKAAKYIDVFRHCQRCRADAVGIPGEKEFADQIYFGRLSMKETFSHG